A genomic window from Treponema maltophilum ATCC 51939 includes:
- a CDS encoding AAA family ATPase yields MDLFDAAASGAERESPLAARMRPRTLDEYIGQDHIVGKGRLLRRAIAADRLSSVIFYGPPGTGKTTLARVIANHTKSNFVTLNAVLTGVQHIRDAIAHADEQRKLYDRRTILFVDEVHRWNKSQQDALLPWVENGTIILVGATTENPFFEVNKALVSRSRVFQLFPLTEEDLARAAQAALSDKERGYGKWKVEFEDGALEHLIGTANGDARSLLNALELAVETTPERWAPQENPCVPPEGSRIYISRETAEESIQKKVVLYDRDGDYHYDIISAFIKSLRGRDPDAAMYWMARMLAAGEDPHFIFRRMLISACEDTGLADPHALGIVESCAAAFDRIGLPEGRFMLTQAALYLATCPKSNSTLCFFDALKSVAEEDAEVPNHLKDASRDAEELGHGKGYLYPHAYKDHWTAQQYLPDNLSGRVFYNPSGQGYEKSIRDEVLGRRELQIAAMLENAEQTDEALFWQQRTESDKTNTLRSVRDLLTAKAGLSANSRSLVVGADDALLVWELNRKTPDGFTVGLCRSEQGMQVLSQYTATLEDMHRPAIVLMPSLMSKSESLSRALKQKVFEDTLFDRIFYRNPVASFADIEELKKELAVLRPLAAKGARILIAQKIPRAAQRLSSLLQNLYAHDKKNAALIASIEKTENEFYADRSNPLFSWDGQTIKQALENADTNGGSAGSMASGADFSLTLTVHDFCEKRKISPQEIARWFDEKNSAYGKFLAEKTESETVQAFRTLFEQTAERYTFDWYSSVAFFTLTC; encoded by the coding sequence ATGGATTTGTTCGACGCGGCTGCTTCAGGCGCCGAAAGGGAAAGCCCTCTTGCAGCCCGTATGCGGCCGCGCACGCTCGACGAATACATCGGACAGGACCACATCGTGGGCAAGGGCAGGCTTTTGCGGCGCGCGATTGCAGCCGACCGTTTAAGTTCCGTTATTTTTTACGGGCCGCCGGGCACCGGAAAAACAACCCTCGCCCGCGTTATCGCCAATCATACAAAAAGCAATTTCGTTACGCTTAACGCCGTTCTTACCGGCGTGCAGCACATCCGCGACGCAATCGCTCATGCCGACGAGCAGCGCAAACTCTACGACAGGCGCACCATTTTGTTTGTTGACGAAGTTCATCGCTGGAATAAAAGTCAGCAAGACGCTTTGCTGCCCTGGGTCGAAAACGGCACGATTATCCTGGTCGGCGCCACAACCGAAAATCCTTTTTTTGAAGTGAACAAAGCCCTCGTAAGCAGAAGCCGCGTTTTCCAACTGTTCCCGCTCACCGAAGAAGACCTTGCGCGCGCGGCGCAAGCCGCATTAAGCGACAAAGAGCGCGGCTACGGAAAATGGAAGGTCGAATTCGAAGACGGCGCCTTGGAACACCTTATCGGTACGGCAAACGGCGATGCGCGAAGCCTTTTAAACGCGCTGGAACTCGCCGTCGAAACGACCCCGGAACGCTGGGCGCCGCAGGAAAATCCCTGCGTTCCGCCGGAAGGAAGCCGTATTTACATAAGCCGCGAAACGGCCGAAGAAAGCATTCAAAAAAAAGTTGTCCTCTACGACCGCGACGGCGACTATCACTACGATATTATCAGCGCCTTTATAAAAAGCCTTCGCGGTCGCGACCCGGATGCGGCTATGTATTGGATGGCGCGCATGCTCGCAGCGGGAGAAGACCCGCACTTTATATTCCGGCGCATGCTTATTTCCGCCTGCGAAGATACGGGACTTGCCGACCCTCATGCGCTCGGCATCGTCGAAAGCTGCGCCGCAGCCTTTGACCGCATCGGGCTTCCCGAAGGGCGTTTTATGCTTACGCAAGCCGCCCTTTATTTGGCAACCTGCCCCAAATCGAACAGCACGCTGTGTTTTTTCGACGCACTCAAATCGGTCGCCGAAGAAGATGCCGAAGTACCGAATCACTTAAAAGATGCGAGCCGCGATGCCGAAGAACTCGGACACGGCAAGGGTTACCTGTACCCGCACGCATACAAAGACCACTGGACGGCTCAGCAGTATTTACCCGACAATTTATCGGGCCGAGTATTTTATAATCCGAGCGGGCAAGGCTACGAAAAATCCATCCGCGACGAAGTGCTGGGCAGGCGCGAATTGCAAATCGCGGCGATGCTCGAAAACGCCGAACAAACCGACGAAGCGCTTTTTTGGCAGCAGCGCACCGAATCGGATAAAACGAATACGCTGCGTTCAGTCCGCGACCTTTTGACGGCAAAAGCCGGCCTTTCGGCAAACAGCCGCAGCCTTGTCGTCGGCGCCGACGATGCGCTTTTGGTGTGGGAGCTGAACCGCAAAACACCGGACGGATTTACCGTCGGCTTATGCCGCAGCGAACAGGGCATGCAGGTGTTGTCGCAGTATACGGCGACCCTCGAAGACATGCACCGCCCCGCAATCGTCCTCATGCCCTCCCTTATGAGTAAATCGGAATCTTTGTCCCGAGCGCTCAAGCAAAAGGTCTTTGAAGACACGTTGTTTGACCGCATCTTTTACCGCAATCCCGTCGCGTCTTTCGCCGATATAGAAGAACTGAAAAAAGAGCTTGCGGTTTTGCGGCCGCTTGCGGCAAAAGGCGCGCGCATTCTCATCGCGCAAAAAATTCCCCGCGCGGCGCAGCGTCTTTCATCGCTTTTGCAAAACCTGTATGCGCACGACAAAAAAAATGCGGCGCTCATCGCATCGATTGAAAAAACCGAAAACGAATTTTACGCCGACCGCTCAAATCCCCTTTTTTCGTGGGACGGGCAAACAATCAAACAGGCGCTTGAAAACGCGGACACAAACGGCGGCAGTGCCGGAAGCATGGCGTCCGGTGCGGATTTTTCCCTCACGTTGACCGTTCACGATTTTTGCGAAAAACGAAAAATAAGTCCGCAAGAAATTGCGCGCTGGTTCGACGAAAAAAATTCGGCCTACGGGAAATTCCTTGCCGAAAAAACCGAAAGCGAAACCGTGCAGGCTTTCCGCACGCTGTTCGAACAAACGGCGGAACGGTACACATTCGATTGGTACTCGTCGGTTGCTTTTTTTACTTTAACGTGCTAA
- a CDS encoding adenylate kinase — protein sequence MNFIFLGPPGAGKGTLAAAVSALYGIPHISTGEIFRAAIKAQTPLGKKVKAIIDSGALVGDDITVELIRDRLAQSDAKNGFILDGFPRTINQAEQLEKIAKIDCAVNFDINDEAVVERLSGRRVCRKCSHNFHVVFMPPEKENTCTHCGGELYIRDDDKPESIKRRLEVYRAQTAPLIDFYRSKNLLKAIDAKPATDIILADFKKNFPV from the coding sequence ATGAATTTTATTTTTTTAGGCCCGCCGGGTGCAGGCAAAGGCACGTTGGCCGCAGCCGTTTCGGCTTTATACGGCATTCCCCACATTTCAACGGGAGAAATTTTCCGCGCGGCTATAAAGGCTCAAACGCCGCTGGGCAAAAAAGTAAAAGCGATTATCGATTCGGGCGCTTTGGTCGGCGACGATATAACCGTGGAACTCATACGGGACAGATTGGCGCAAAGCGATGCGAAAAACGGCTTTATTTTGGACGGTTTCCCGCGCACAATCAATCAGGCCGAACAGCTTGAAAAAATCGCAAAAATAGACTGCGCCGTCAATTTCGACATAAACGACGAAGCCGTCGTCGAACGCCTTTCGGGGCGGCGCGTATGCCGCAAATGCTCGCACAATTTTCACGTCGTATTTATGCCGCCCGAAAAGGAAAATACGTGTACGCACTGCGGCGGCGAACTGTACATACGCGACGACGACAAACCCGAATCGATTAAACGCAGGCTTGAAGTCTACCGCGCGCAAACCGCACCGCTTATAGATTTTTACCGTTCAAAAAATCTTTTAAAAGCCATCGACGCAAAACCGGCAACCGATATTATTTTGGCCGATTTTAAAAAGAATTTCCCCGTATAA
- the malQ gene encoding 4-alpha-glucanotransferase, with the protein MDMPRSSGILLHPSSLPGSEGIGTLGKQAFRFIDWLESAGQTLWQILPLGPTGYGNSPYASFSTFAGNPLLIDTETLVREGLLEQSEIRPAEKSAPASADEPVQSDEAAHTDRIDFGSLVKEKIPLLQKAAERFLDSLAQNNPAKADSRRADSYAEFKKKHKFWLDDYALFMSIKELYDKKAQEEKLDGRLWNNYWPRSLALREEDGLAQWKRRNKKSIEIQKAVQFFFFEQWMRLKAYANAKGISIIGDIPIFVALDSADVWAHKNLFQLNARALPKAVAGVPPDYFSETGQLWGNPLYDWKAMKKDDYAWWVQRIRHSLTLVDYVRIDHFRGFEAYWAVPFGEKTAVNGTWLAGPRSAFFSAIEKKLGKVNLIAEDLGVITDGVRSLLNEFGFPGMKVLQFAFDANEAGRAGCTNPFLPHMYDKHCIVYTGTHDNDTTQGWLNRASEHERAFVSGYLSRAVPGVQLKDEQLCSALISAAFFSVAAFAVIPMQDLFALGSEARMNMPSTSGETNWAWRMNADFFDGEKARYLKHLSRLSGRNVKEKRN; encoded by the coding sequence ATGGACATGCCCCGCTCAAGCGGAATTTTATTGCACCCCTCGTCGCTGCCCGGATCCGAGGGCATCGGCACTTTGGGAAAACAAGCGTTCCGTTTTATCGACTGGCTCGAAAGCGCCGGCCAAACGCTCTGGCAAATTCTGCCGCTCGGGCCTACCGGCTACGGCAATTCTCCGTACGCTTCTTTTTCAACCTTTGCGGGAAACCCGCTGCTCATCGATACCGAAACCCTCGTTCGGGAAGGTTTACTCGAACAAAGCGAAATTCGGCCGGCCGAAAAATCCGCTCCCGCTTCGGCCGACGAGCCGGTTCAAAGCGATGAGGCGGCGCATACCGACAGAATCGATTTCGGCTCCCTCGTAAAAGAAAAAATTCCCCTTTTGCAAAAAGCGGCCGAACGTTTTTTGGACTCGCTCGCTCAAAACAATCCGGCAAAGGCCGATTCGCGCCGGGCGGACTCTTACGCCGAATTCAAAAAAAAGCACAAGTTTTGGCTCGACGATTACGCGCTTTTTATGAGCATAAAAGAATTGTATGATAAAAAAGCGCAGGAAGAAAAGCTTGACGGCAGATTGTGGAACAACTATTGGCCGCGTTCTCTTGCCCTGCGCGAAGAAGACGGCTTGGCACAGTGGAAACGCCGGAATAAAAAAAGTATCGAAATTCAAAAAGCCGTTCAGTTTTTTTTCTTCGAGCAATGGATGCGCTTAAAAGCGTACGCGAACGCCAAAGGCATTTCGATAATCGGCGATATTCCCATTTTCGTCGCGCTCGATTCGGCGGACGTGTGGGCGCACAAAAACCTTTTTCAGCTTAACGCGCGCGCCCTTCCCAAAGCGGTTGCGGGCGTTCCCCCCGACTACTTCAGCGAAACGGGGCAGCTCTGGGGCAATCCCCTGTACGATTGGAAGGCAATGAAAAAGGACGATTACGCGTGGTGGGTGCAGCGTATACGCCATAGCCTGACGCTTGTGGACTATGTGCGCATAGACCATTTCCGCGGTTTTGAAGCTTACTGGGCGGTTCCTTTCGGCGAAAAAACGGCCGTAAACGGCACATGGCTCGCAGGACCGCGTTCGGCATTTTTTTCCGCAATCGAAAAAAAACTGGGCAAGGTCAATCTTATCGCCGAAGACTTGGGAGTCATTACCGACGGCGTGCGCAGTTTGTTAAACGAATTCGGTTTTCCGGGAATGAAGGTTTTGCAGTTCGCCTTTGATGCAAACGAAGCCGGCCGTGCAGGCTGCACCAATCCGTTTTTACCGCACATGTACGACAAACACTGTATCGTGTATACGGGGACGCACGACAACGATACGACGCAGGGCTGGCTGAACCGCGCATCCGAACATGAGCGCGCTTTTGTAAGCGGCTACTTAAGCCGTGCCGTTCCCGGCGTGCAGCTTAAAGACGAACAACTTTGCAGCGCCCTCATAAGCGCCGCGTTTTTTTCCGTCGCCGCCTTCGCCGTCATTCCCATGCAGGACTTATTCGCCCTGGGCTCCGAAGCGCGCATGAACATGCCCTCAACCTCCGGCGAAACGAATTGGGCATGGCGTATGAACGCCGATTTTTTCGACGGCGAAAAAGCTCGATACCTCAAACACCTCTCCCGCCTTTCGGGACGGAACGTTAAAGAAAAACGGAATTAA
- the relB gene encoding type II toxin-antitoxin system RelB family antitoxin, giving the protein MLALRLKPELEKRLTTLAEKTGRTKTFYAVKAIEQQLDDMEDYYLAEQAYNEWVAEGKKTYSLDEVFS; this is encoded by the coding sequence ATGCTGGCATTAAGATTAAAACCCGAATTGGAAAAGCGCCTGACAACGCTTGCGGAAAAAACCGGCAGAACAAAAACGTTTTACGCCGTAAAAGCAATAGAACAGCAATTGGACGACATGGAAGACTATTATCTTGCCGAACAAGCCTACAATGAATGGGTTGCCGAAGGCAAAAAGACGTATTCGCTCGACGAGGTTTTCAGCTGA
- a CDS encoding type II toxin-antitoxin system RelE family toxin → MFTVSLAPKAKKQISKLKETERKAIETYLREKVAQAKDKKGLYDIGGTELVGNLKGLWRFKNNEFRKYRIIGYLENKELIITVLAVESCSDVYKNKENLAKKYER, encoded by the coding sequence ATGTTTACGGTGAGCCTCGCTCCGAAAGCAAAAAAACAGATTTCAAAGCTCAAAGAAACGGAACGAAAGGCTATAGAAACATACCTTAGAGAAAAAGTTGCACAGGCAAAAGATAAAAAAGGCCTCTATGATATAGGCGGTACCGAATTGGTCGGAAATCTGAAAGGTCTTTGGCGATTTAAAAATAACGAATTTCGAAAATACAGAATCATCGGCTATTTGGAAAATAAAGAATTGATAATAACGGTTTTGGCCGTAGAAAGCTGCTCGGATGTTTATAAAAACAAAGAAAACCTCGCAAAAAAATACGAAAGATGA
- a CDS encoding bifunctional metallophosphatase/5'-nucleotidase — translation MKKKILRFAALIAVVFSLISCVETKGAAKGVEQPAVRTAKARGKQSDEVKLTHTLIQKGQAGSDEVTLSFGVTGDVHGRLYAYDYAVCEAVAGAGFVKTYVLAQELRKENPNAVLIDVGDTVQDNSAELFNDLETHPMIQALNYMNYDVWVLGNHEFNFEKEFLTRNIRNFKGSVLSANIKNTKDGSDFVLPYQLFNIEGVRVAVVGLVPPHIPMWEASSPSHFKGLEFLDPITVLRETVDSLKGKYDVLVGAFHLGRNGEYGSTGGVIEIAKQIPEFDLIFGGHEHARYANEVDGQNGDKTWIIEPGCYGWALAVGEIKVKKQNNTWKVVSAKAENRETAKVVPDTVMEKEFEFVHDTSVADANEIVGKVTEDFVPRVDYITGEEKVTTMPTIQLEDSALIDLINNVQLYYTKADISSAAAFRSDMNLKKGDFKKKDVAFIYKYSNTLMGVNMTGENLLKYMEWSASYYNTAKKGDVTISFNPNVRSYNYDMFEGIDYDIDISQEAGNRIKNVKIKGQSIDPKKVYKLAVNNYRFGTLQSLKLATPQDVYYDSYETMQDAGRIRALIGKYVKDVDKGVISPKVNNNWKIIGFDTDVEGRDKILDEIRAGTIKIPASADGRTPNVQSINIYELNN, via the coding sequence ATGAAAAAGAAAATCTTGCGGTTTGCTGCACTTATTGCCGTTGTTTTTTCGCTTATTTCCTGCGTTGAAACAAAGGGCGCGGCAAAAGGCGTGGAACAGCCTGCGGTCCGTACCGCAAAGGCCCGCGGCAAGCAATCGGATGAGGTAAAGCTTACCCATACGCTTATTCAAAAAGGGCAGGCGGGAAGCGATGAAGTTACGCTCAGTTTCGGCGTAACGGGCGACGTTCACGGCAGACTGTATGCATACGATTATGCCGTCTGCGAAGCGGTTGCCGGTGCGGGCTTTGTCAAAACCTATGTGCTCGCTCAGGAGCTGCGCAAAGAAAACCCGAACGCGGTTTTAATCGACGTGGGAGATACCGTGCAGGACAACAGTGCGGAGCTTTTTAACGATCTTGAAACGCACCCGATGATTCAAGCGCTCAACTATATGAATTACGACGTGTGGGTTTTGGGAAATCACGAATTCAATTTTGAAAAAGAATTCCTTACGCGCAACATACGCAATTTTAAGGGGTCGGTGCTGAGCGCGAATATCAAAAACACAAAAGACGGCAGCGATTTTGTTTTACCCTATCAGCTTTTTAATATCGAAGGCGTGCGCGTTGCGGTCGTCGGTCTTGTGCCGCCGCATATTCCCATGTGGGAAGCGTCTTCGCCCTCGCACTTTAAAGGTTTGGAATTTCTCGATCCGATCACCGTTTTGCGGGAAACCGTCGATTCGCTTAAAGGAAAATACGACGTGCTTGTCGGAGCCTTTCACCTCGGACGCAACGGCGAATACGGTTCGACCGGCGGCGTTATCGAAATCGCAAAACAAATTCCCGAATTCGATTTGATTTTCGGCGGACACGAACACGCCCGCTATGCAAACGAAGTTGACGGACAAAACGGCGATAAAACATGGATAATAGAACCCGGCTGTTACGGCTGGGCTTTGGCGGTCGGCGAAATAAAGGTAAAAAAACAAAACAATACGTGGAAGGTCGTTTCCGCAAAGGCCGAAAACCGCGAAACCGCGAAGGTCGTTCCCGACACGGTTATGGAAAAAGAATTCGAGTTTGTGCACGATACCTCCGTTGCCGATGCAAACGAAATTGTCGGAAAGGTTACCGAAGACTTTGTTCCGCGCGTGGACTATATTACCGGCGAAGAAAAAGTTACGACCATGCCTACGATTCAGCTGGAAGATTCGGCCCTCATCGATTTAATCAACAACGTTCAGCTGTATTACACCAAAGCCGACATATCTTCGGCGGCGGCTTTCCGTTCGGATATGAATTTGAAAAAAGGCGACTTTAAGAAAAAGGACGTCGCCTTTATCTATAAATATTCGAACACGCTTATGGGTGTTAATATGACCGGCGAAAATCTTTTAAAATATATGGAATGGTCGGCATCGTATTACAATACGGCGAAAAAAGGCGACGTAACGATTTCGTTTAACCCGAATGTGCGCAGCTACAACTATGATATGTTCGAAGGCATAGACTACGATATCGACATTTCGCAGGAAGCCGGCAACAGAATCAAAAACGTCAAAATAAAAGGGCAGAGCATCGACCCGAAAAAAGTCTACAAACTTGCCGTAAACAACTACCGTTTCGGTACGCTCCAAAGTTTAAAACTTGCGACCCCGCAGGACGTGTACTATGATTCGTATGAAACGATGCAGGATGCCGGGCGCATTCGTGCCTTAATCGGAAAATACGTTAAAGATGTGGACAAAGGCGTCATCAGTCCCAAAGTGAATAACAACTGGAAGATTATAGGCTTCGATACCGACGTTGAAGGCCGCGATAAGATTTTGGATGAAATCCGTGCAGGCACCATAAAGATTCCCGCCTCTGCGGACGGAAGAACGCCGAACGTACAGTCTATCAATATTTACGAATTGAATAACTGA
- a CDS encoding YibE/F family protein, with amino-acid sequence MREKVFAGAVLIVTALLCIFMPKISSKLKPKPVFTQEFAAGVVEEVLEEDLFPDPAVRGKFRGTQKLRVKILEGTYKNREFDIYNTLSSLHSTYAYRGLKAIFTLRESDGKTAVWLYNLKRDTHVYVLAGLFFAALLILGRAQGLKSSLALVFTCVLIVTVLIPALFAGLAPVPVSIFLVSVMTIVSFILIGGFTRKTYCAIVGTVCGVTIAGIISAIVSYSAQLSGVNMEGGEQLLNLAPDYALRLDGLLFTSVLIASLGAVMDVSMSIASSVQEIASANPRLSKKELFMSGLTVGKDITGTMSNTLILAFAGTSLPLVMMIWGYGMSFMQFINIPRIVIEIMHGISGSIGIIASVPCTALASVFVLKRPRGR; translated from the coding sequence ATGCGTGAAAAAGTTTTTGCGGGTGCGGTATTGATTGTTACGGCACTCCTGTGCATTTTTATGCCGAAAATTTCAAGTAAACTCAAGCCGAAACCCGTGTTCACGCAGGAATTCGCCGCCGGTGTTGTGGAAGAAGTGTTGGAAGAAGATCTTTTCCCCGACCCCGCCGTGAGGGGAAAATTCCGCGGAACGCAAAAACTGCGCGTCAAAATCCTTGAAGGAACGTACAAAAATCGGGAATTCGACATATACAATACCTTGAGCAGTTTGCACAGTACCTACGCATACAGGGGCCTTAAAGCGATTTTTACGCTGCGCGAAAGCGACGGCAAAACGGCCGTGTGGCTGTACAATCTGAAGCGCGACACCCATGTCTATGTTTTGGCGGGACTGTTTTTTGCGGCGCTGCTTATTCTCGGCCGCGCACAAGGGCTCAAGTCCTCTTTGGCTCTGGTGTTTACCTGCGTACTTATCGTTACCGTTTTAATTCCCGCTTTGTTTGCGGGGCTTGCACCGGTACCCGTTTCGATTTTTCTTGTGTCGGTTATGACGATTGTAAGCTTTATTTTAATCGGCGGCTTTACGCGCAAAACGTATTGCGCCATAGTCGGCACCGTATGCGGCGTTACGATTGCCGGCATAATTTCGGCGATCGTGTCTTATTCGGCGCAGCTTTCGGGTGTAAATATGGAAGGAGGGGAACAACTTCTCAATTTGGCGCCCGATTACGCTTTGCGGCTCGACGGACTTTTGTTCACTTCGGTTTTGATCGCCTCTCTCGGAGCGGTCATGGACGTGAGCATGTCCATCGCATCTTCGGTTCAGGAAATCGCAAGCGCAAACCCGCGCTTGAGCAAAAAAGAGCTTTTTATGTCCGGCCTCACCGTCGGAAAAGATATTACCGGAACGATGAGCAATACGCTTATTTTGGCTTTTGCGGGCACGTCCCTTCCCTTGGTTATGATGATTTGGGGCTACGGCATGAGCTTTATGCAGTTTATCAATATACCGCGCATTGTTATAGAAATTATGCACGGCATTTCGGGGAGCATCGGCATTATCGCGTCCGTTCCGTGTACGGCGCTTGCTTCCGTTTTTGTGCTTAAGCGCCCGCGCGGGCGGTAA